One window from the genome of Candidatus Didemnitutus sp. encodes:
- a CDS encoding cysteine synthase family protein — MNSPALSAPTAALPPLFALIGRTPLVALPFPEAGVTLHAKAEFLNPSGSIKDRLAAHIILDARARGLLRPDSTILECTSGNTGIALAMVGTALGYRVKILMSETASVERRHLMRHFGAELQLFKADRGYITGIELSEEMAARDSRIFLPRQFANPLNAQDHVDHTGREILAQLPGRIDAFVSGYGTGGTLNGCSRALRAAHPHLKVVAMEPAEAAMLSGESPCCHSIEGVAGGYLPPLLRDVHVDWPEKVSSADALAMTRRLARDFGFLVGTSSGANVVAALRTAQKLGPGAQVVTILCDRAERYYSTKLFAETSTPTVST, encoded by the coding sequence ATGAACTCCCCTGCTCTCTCCGCCCCGACCGCGGCCCTGCCGCCACTGTTCGCCCTCATCGGCCGCACGCCACTCGTGGCCCTGCCTTTCCCGGAAGCCGGCGTGACGCTCCACGCCAAGGCCGAGTTCCTCAACCCGAGCGGCTCGATCAAGGACCGCCTCGCCGCCCACATCATCCTCGACGCCCGCGCGCGCGGCCTGCTCCGACCCGACTCGACCATCCTCGAATGCACGAGCGGCAACACCGGCATCGCACTCGCCATGGTCGGCACCGCGCTCGGCTACCGCGTGAAGATCCTCATGAGCGAAACCGCCTCCGTCGAACGCCGCCATCTCATGCGGCATTTCGGCGCGGAGTTGCAACTCTTCAAGGCCGACCGCGGCTACATCACCGGCATCGAGCTTTCCGAGGAAATGGCCGCGCGCGACTCGCGCATCTTTCTGCCCCGCCAATTCGCCAACCCGCTCAATGCGCAGGACCACGTCGACCACACCGGCCGTGAAATCCTCGCGCAGTTGCCCGGCCGCATCGACGCCTTCGTCAGCGGCTACGGCACCGGCGGCACGCTCAACGGCTGCAGCCGCGCCCTCCGCGCCGCGCACCCGCACCTCAAAGTCGTCGCGATGGAGCCGGCCGAGGCCGCCATGCTCAGCGGCGAGTCGCCCTGCTGCCACAGCATCGAGGGCGTCGCCGGCGGCTACCTGCCGCCGCTGTTGCGGGACGTGCATGTCGACTGGCCGGAAAAAGTCTCGAGCGCCGACGCCCTGGCGATGACGCGCCGGCTCGCGCGCGATTTCGGCTTCCTCGTCGGCACGTCGTCCGGCGCCAACGTCGTCGCCGCGCTGCGCACCGCCCAGAAACTCGGCCCCGGCGCGCAGGTGGTCACCATCCTCTGCGACCGCGCCGAACGCTATTATTCCACGAAACTCTTCGCGGAAACATCCACGCCGACCGTCTCAACGTAG
- a CDS encoding TonB-dependent receptor, with the protein MNTLSSLLRSRRLRGAAVLVALTMLTLGASAEPTKKTYSISAGAASATLAAFTEQSGEQIVYPAEVIRGVRTNAVQGELTARAALEQLVAGTDLVVVQDASTGALGLRRAGDKAPSRVTPQDLQPAVKLQDYRVLGSRIRQTDAEGPTPVNVYNLDYIRSSGALTLADFLKTLPQNYTGVPSGRASAPNELNPESGLFTESSSPSWNFITNNFDTPLGQTGVSGISLRGLGSGSTLVLVDGRRALQSGAGNRGSATQQGFVDLNTIPLGMVDHIELITDGASSLYGADAVAGVINIVLKKDWRGNELTGTVKASEHGGGRERSVSLTSGFTAGKLRGTVNVSYYDRAALKASQRSFSKNQDHRAIIAGYDATGAPVYGRDRRLNWGYPAAIMARIGTLAGITDPSGNPTRYAILRSGVTGTPTLADFVGVTATTASGLQKGSTAAFDDLIPASERYSVGGNFNYTVNDRVELYARYSFSDTRSKTDTQPGVTGAATSSGFGNFSSVVPAAYNPFGQDIAVGLMHPEFGSIWQRVHTQAHNFLVGATGSIGKTWRWDAGVNYQEQDVFQLTRNFNGAAITAALNNPDPSLRLNPFIDARVAGVTQAAIYERMAIYPSVASGSNGTTADFTADGTLFDIWGGPVQLAVGGTYSRFENDSTSTGYSIAVTPVVTTNMVAGARESFAGFSELNIPLFGKPNAVALLRRLDLNVSARYEDQGSAGHTTVPKFGASWAPVQSLLIRASYSEGFRAPALTEYQTATSSGTASGIIDPRRNETYSVTVTRGSNAGVKPESSSTTFYGLVYEPTFAKGLSLQVNYYRTVQQDVIQVPTAQMLVSNEALFPGRIVRAASTDALPGRISTVDITYANFGDVRNESLDFVVDYTLPWEQLGRWRVSANASHVLAAERNLRPGVPLADDNGDTYSPPDWNFITSLFWNRGSWSAAAFGTYLSGFNTNSGGNIWTNNTAIVSSTYPSVWKLDLRGGYEFKNGVWRGRGKNLRVQVGVSNVFDKEPPFADNMYGYNGSLHSQWVLGRSYELSFVYPF; encoded by the coding sequence ATGAACACACTGAGTTCGCTACTCCGGTCGCGCCGACTTCGCGGCGCCGCCGTTCTCGTCGCGTTGACGATGCTGACGCTGGGCGCCTCCGCCGAGCCGACCAAGAAAACCTATTCCATCTCCGCCGGTGCCGCGTCGGCGACGCTGGCGGCCTTCACCGAGCAATCCGGCGAGCAAATCGTCTACCCCGCGGAGGTGATTCGCGGGGTGCGCACCAACGCCGTGCAAGGCGAGCTCACCGCCCGCGCCGCGCTCGAGCAGCTCGTCGCTGGCACGGACCTCGTTGTGGTGCAGGACGCCAGCACCGGCGCGCTCGGCCTGCGTCGCGCCGGCGACAAAGCGCCGTCGCGCGTCACGCCGCAGGATTTGCAGCCGGCCGTGAAGCTTCAGGACTACCGCGTCCTCGGCTCCCGCATCCGCCAGACGGACGCCGAAGGGCCGACCCCGGTGAATGTCTACAATCTCGACTACATCCGCTCCAGCGGAGCGCTGACGCTCGCGGATTTCCTGAAGACGCTCCCGCAAAACTACACCGGCGTTCCGTCCGGCCGCGCGAGTGCGCCGAACGAACTCAATCCCGAGTCCGGTCTTTTCACCGAGAGTTCCAGTCCAAGCTGGAATTTCATCACGAACAACTTCGATACGCCGCTCGGTCAGACTGGTGTTTCCGGCATCAGCCTTCGCGGCCTTGGCTCCGGCTCCACCCTCGTGCTGGTCGACGGTCGCCGTGCACTGCAATCCGGCGCCGGCAATCGCGGCAGCGCGACGCAACAGGGCTTCGTCGATCTCAACACCATCCCGCTCGGGATGGTCGACCACATCGAACTGATCACGGACGGCGCTTCCTCCCTCTACGGCGCCGACGCCGTGGCCGGCGTGATCAACATCGTGTTGAAGAAGGATTGGCGCGGCAATGAACTCACCGGCACGGTAAAGGCGTCCGAGCACGGCGGCGGCCGCGAGCGCTCGGTCTCGCTCACCTCAGGTTTCACCGCCGGCAAGCTTCGCGGCACGGTGAACGTCAGCTACTACGATCGCGCCGCGCTCAAGGCCAGCCAGCGCAGTTTCTCCAAGAATCAGGACCATCGCGCCATCATCGCGGGCTACGATGCCACTGGCGCGCCCGTCTACGGCCGCGATCGCCGGCTCAACTGGGGCTACCCCGCTGCGATCATGGCGCGCATCGGCACGCTCGCCGGGATCACCGATCCCAGCGGCAACCCCACACGTTACGCGATCTTGCGCAGTGGCGTCACCGGCACGCCCACGCTGGCCGACTTCGTCGGCGTCACCGCGACGACCGCTTCCGGCCTGCAGAAGGGCAGCACGGCGGCGTTCGACGATCTCATTCCCGCGAGCGAGCGCTACAGCGTCGGAGGCAACTTCAACTACACCGTCAATGACCGGGTCGAACTCTACGCGCGTTATTCGTTCAGCGATACGCGCAGCAAGACCGACACGCAGCCTGGCGTGACGGGCGCCGCGACGTCGTCCGGCTTCGGCAATTTCTCCAGCGTCGTGCCCGCGGCCTACAATCCCTTCGGCCAGGACATCGCGGTCGGCCTGATGCATCCGGAATTCGGTTCCATCTGGCAGCGCGTGCACACGCAGGCGCACAACTTCCTCGTCGGCGCCACTGGCTCCATCGGCAAGACCTGGCGCTGGGACGCGGGCGTGAACTACCAGGAGCAGGACGTCTTCCAGCTCACACGCAATTTCAACGGCGCCGCCATCACGGCTGCACTCAACAATCCCGACCCGTCGCTGCGCCTGAATCCTTTCATCGATGCGCGCGTCGCCGGGGTGACTCAGGCCGCGATCTACGAGCGCATGGCGATCTACCCGAGCGTCGCGAGCGGCAGCAACGGCACCACTGCCGACTTCACGGCGGACGGCACGCTCTTCGACATCTGGGGCGGCCCCGTGCAGCTCGCGGTTGGCGGCACCTACAGCCGCTTCGAGAACGACAGCACCTCCACCGGCTACTCGATCGCCGTGACGCCGGTCGTCACCACCAACATGGTTGCCGGAGCGCGCGAGAGCTTCGCGGGCTTCTCCGAACTGAACATTCCTCTCTTCGGCAAACCCAACGCCGTGGCGCTGCTCCGCCGTCTCGATCTCAACGTCTCCGCTCGCTACGAGGATCAAGGCTCAGCGGGTCACACCACCGTGCCGAAATTCGGCGCGTCCTGGGCGCCCGTCCAATCCTTGCTGATTCGCGCCAGCTATTCGGAAGGCTTCCGCGCGCCGGCGCTCACCGAATACCAAACCGCGACTTCATCCGGCACGGCGAGCGGCATCATCGATCCGCGGCGCAACGAGACCTACAGCGTGACCGTCACCCGCGGCTCGAATGCCGGCGTCAAGCCGGAGTCCTCGAGCACCACGTTCTACGGCTTGGTCTACGAGCCGACCTTCGCCAAGGGCCTGAGTCTGCAAGTGAACTATTACCGCACCGTGCAACAGGACGTCATCCAAGTGCCGACGGCGCAGATGCTCGTCAGCAACGAGGCGCTCTTCCCCGGCCGCATCGTGCGCGCCGCGTCGACCGATGCGTTGCCCGGCCGCATCTCGACCGTCGACATCACCTACGCGAACTTCGGCGACGTGCGCAACGAGAGCCTCGACTTCGTCGTGGACTACACGCTCCCGTGGGAGCAGCTCGGCCGCTGGCGCGTGTCCGCCAACGCTTCGCACGTCCTCGCCGCCGAGCGCAATCTGCGCCCGGGCGTGCCGCTCGCCGACGACAACGGCGACACCTACAGTCCGCCGGACTGGAACTTCATCACTTCGCTCTTCTGGAATCGCGGTTCGTGGAGCGCCGCGGCGTTCGGCACCTACCTCAGCGGCTTCAATACGAACTCCGGCGGCAACATCTGGACGAACAACACCGCGATCGTCTCGAGCACCTATCCGTCCGTCTGGAAGCTCGACCTCCGCGGCGGCTATGAGTTCAAGAACGGCGTCTGGCGCGGCCGCGGCAAAAATCTCCGCGTGCAGGTCGGCGTCAGCAACGTCTTCGACAAGGAGCCGCCGTTCGCGGACAACATGTATGGCTACAACGGCTCGCTCCACAGCCAGTGGGTGCTCGGCCGCAGCTACGAGCTCTCTTTCGTCTATCCGTTCTAA
- a CDS encoding ABC transporter ATP-binding protein: protein MKPLKPAPAADFLVLRRRDDEDENDEQFKPLEWGLIRRLLAYTGTQRAKRNWLLFLTVARAIQLSLLTRLMAFIIAGVIAKHELQRLPWAVGGYLALAVVTDMMFHFRQRFALELGEGVVNQLRADIFRRVMSMPLSFFTRVKAGRIIGRVTSDVEAVRVGIQDVLFVSMVQGGQMLFAAAFMAWTDWRLFLVVLGLAPVLWIVNRHFRSKLSTLSRAASESFSRVTATLAESVNGIRVTQGFARQETNAGLFRGLLADHARYNIALARTSAILTPLLELNSQFFISALLLLGGWRALHGTVDMDTIVTFFFFANQFFSPIQIIGNQYNQALVSMAGAERVFRLIDAKPDWEDAPEAVALPDPRSSGERAGLRVEFRDVVFGYDPARPVVHGLTFTAEPGQAVALVGHTGSGKSTIINLAAKFYLPTAGEVLLDGREIRTLTSHSLHQQMGLVQQQNFLFSGTVAENIRLGQPEATDAEVTDALRRLDCLDLIEALPGGIHAQVGEKGASLSLGQRQLVCFARALLADPRLLIFDEATSAIDTLTEARLQKALVTLLRGRTSFIVAHRLSTIRQADLILVLDRGRIVERGTHAELLQRGGVYANLHAQFVQTDDAG from the coding sequence ATGAAACCGCTGAAACCCGCGCCGGCCGCCGATTTTCTCGTGTTGCGCCGCCGTGACGACGAGGACGAGAACGACGAGCAATTCAAGCCGCTCGAATGGGGGCTCATTCGCCGGTTGCTCGCCTATACCGGCACGCAGCGCGCCAAGCGGAACTGGCTGCTGTTCCTGACGGTCGCGCGCGCGATCCAGCTCTCGCTGTTGACGCGCCTCATGGCCTTCATCATCGCCGGCGTGATCGCGAAACACGAACTGCAGCGACTGCCCTGGGCCGTGGGTGGTTATCTGGCGCTGGCGGTGGTCACCGACATGATGTTCCACTTCCGGCAGCGGTTCGCGCTGGAACTGGGCGAAGGCGTGGTGAATCAGCTGCGGGCGGACATTTTTCGGCGCGTGATGTCGATGCCGTTGAGTTTCTTCACGCGGGTGAAGGCCGGGCGCATCATCGGCCGCGTGACCTCGGACGTCGAAGCGGTCCGCGTCGGCATCCAGGACGTGCTGTTCGTCAGCATGGTGCAGGGCGGGCAGATGCTGTTCGCCGCGGCGTTCATGGCGTGGACGGACTGGCGGTTGTTCCTCGTCGTGCTCGGCCTGGCGCCGGTGCTGTGGATCGTGAACCGCCATTTCCGCTCGAAGTTGAGCACGCTCAGCCGCGCGGCGTCCGAGAGCTTCAGCCGTGTGACGGCGACGCTGGCGGAGTCGGTCAACGGCATCCGCGTCACGCAGGGTTTCGCGCGACAGGAGACGAACGCCGGGCTGTTCCGCGGCCTGCTCGCCGACCACGCGCGCTACAACATCGCCCTGGCGCGCACCTCGGCGATCCTCACGCCGCTGCTCGAGCTGAATTCGCAGTTCTTCATCTCGGCGCTGCTGCTGCTCGGCGGCTGGCGTGCGCTGCACGGCACGGTCGACATGGACACGATCGTGACGTTCTTCTTCTTCGCGAACCAGTTCTTCTCTCCGATCCAGATCATCGGCAACCAATACAACCAGGCGCTCGTCTCGATGGCCGGCGCAGAGCGCGTGTTCCGGCTCATCGATGCGAAGCCCGACTGGGAGGACGCGCCGGAGGCCGTGGCGTTGCCGGATCCGCGTTCGAGCGGCGAGCGCGCAGGCTTGCGCGTGGAATTCCGCGACGTCGTCTTCGGCTACGATCCCGCACGGCCGGTCGTGCATGGGTTAACGTTCACCGCCGAGCCCGGGCAGGCGGTCGCGCTCGTCGGCCACACCGGCAGCGGCAAGAGCACGATCATCAACCTGGCCGCGAAGTTCTACCTGCCGACCGCCGGCGAAGTGCTCCTCGACGGGCGCGAGATCCGCACACTGACGAGCCACTCGTTGCATCAACAGATGGGCCTCGTGCAGCAGCAGAATTTCCTCTTCAGCGGCACGGTTGCCGAAAACATCCGGCTCGGTCAGCCCGAGGCGACGGACGCCGAAGTGACCGATGCGCTGCGCCGGCTCGATTGCCTCGACCTGATCGAGGCGCTGCCCGGCGGCATCCATGCGCAGGTCGGCGAGAAAGGCGCGTCGCTCTCGCTCGGGCAGCGGCAACTGGTGTGCTTTGCCCGCGCCTTGCTGGCCGACCCGCGCTTGCTGATCTTCGACGAGGCGACGAGCGCCATCGACACGCTGACGGAGGCGCGCCTGCAAAAGGCGCTCGTCACGCTCCTGCGCGGGCGCACGAGCTTCATCGTGGCGCACCGGCTCAGCACGATTCGGCAGGCCGATTTGATCCTCGTGCTCGATCGCGGCCGCATCGTGGAGCGCGGCACGCACGCGGAACTGCTCCAGCGCGGCGGCGTTTACGCGAACCTGCACGCGCAGTTCGTGCAGACGGACGACGCGGGGTGA
- a CDS encoding RNA polymerase sigma factor: MSHDPQELSRWFAAEVQPHEAALRAWLRSQFPALTDVDDLVQESFARVLRARSRGEVRTPRALLFTTARHLAIDGARRRQIVSFEPITELGASPVYDDGPGVAESAAHRQELEILTHAIQSLPDRCRQVLTLRKIYGLSQKEIAAQLGISEHTVEVQVANGMRRCTEFLARHGLP, from the coding sequence TTGAGCCACGATCCACAGGAGCTTTCGCGTTGGTTCGCCGCCGAGGTGCAGCCGCACGAGGCTGCGCTGCGGGCTTGGTTGCGCAGCCAATTCCCCGCGCTGACGGATGTCGACGATCTGGTGCAGGAATCCTTCGCGCGCGTCTTGCGCGCCCGCTCGCGCGGCGAGGTGCGCACGCCCCGCGCGTTGCTTTTCACCACCGCGCGGCACCTCGCGATCGATGGGGCGCGCCGCCGCCAGATCGTCTCCTTCGAGCCGATAACGGAACTTGGTGCGTCGCCCGTCTACGACGATGGGCCCGGTGTCGCCGAAAGCGCCGCCCACCGCCAGGAACTCGAAATTTTGACGCATGCCATCCAATCGCTGCCCGACCGCTGCCGCCAGGTGCTGACCTTGCGGAAGATCTACGGTTTGTCGCAAAAGGAGATCGCGGCACAGCTCGGCATCTCGGAACACACGGTCGAGGTGCAGGTGGCCAATGGCATGCGCCGCTGCACGGAATTTCTCGCCCGCCACGGTCTGCCCTGA
- a CDS encoding FecR domain-containing protein: MRSPAENPTPSPLPEAVVAAASTWLAQRDRGFTPAEQDAYLQWLCEDEQHVAAVARLEKAWSALDALAEWKPEHSQKPNPDLLAVPRRRFWRWAGAALAVAAAVAFAFVLVRPFDAASKTVSVVRSSELRTLADGSVVELNKDAEIAVDYTATERRIKLVRGEAYFTVAKNPDRPFIVTAGGVRVRAVGTVFNVRLNGSAVDVLVTEGKVRIDPPKPDEPDLQGALNAAMVGARERTSVDAAVPTPLAPEVVEATSDEIESTLSWQGMRLKFKDTPLDEAVREFNRYNQETRIVVADRRIAKLPLGGKFRADNADAFVRLLELTSGVHADYEDGRYVLRAAPPR; this comes from the coding sequence ATGCGTTCGCCTGCTGAAAATCCCACCCCTTCGCCCCTGCCTGAAGCCGTCGTGGCCGCCGCCTCGACTTGGCTCGCGCAGCGCGATCGCGGCTTCACGCCGGCCGAGCAGGACGCCTATCTGCAATGGCTGTGCGAGGACGAGCAGCACGTCGCCGCCGTCGCCCGGCTCGAAAAAGCCTGGAGCGCCCTCGACGCGCTGGCCGAGTGGAAACCCGAGCACAGCCAGAAGCCGAATCCCGACCTGTTGGCCGTGCCGCGCCGCCGTTTCTGGCGCTGGGCCGGCGCCGCGCTCGCGGTGGCGGCGGCAGTCGCGTTCGCGTTCGTGCTCGTGCGGCCGTTCGACGCGGCGTCGAAGACCGTGAGCGTCGTCCGCTCGTCGGAGCTGCGCACGCTGGCCGACGGCTCGGTCGTCGAGCTGAACAAGGACGCCGAGATCGCCGTCGATTACACCGCGACCGAGCGCCGCATCAAACTCGTGCGCGGCGAAGCCTATTTCACCGTCGCGAAGAATCCCGACCGCCCGTTCATCGTCACCGCCGGCGGCGTGCGCGTGCGCGCGGTCGGCACCGTTTTCAACGTCCGCCTCAACGGCAGCGCGGTCGACGTCCTCGTCACCGAAGGCAAGGTCCGCATCGATCCGCCGAAGCCCGACGAGCCCGACCTGCAAGGCGCGCTCAACGCCGCCATGGTCGGCGCGCGCGAACGCACGAGCGTCGACGCCGCCGTGCCCACGCCGCTCGCGCCCGAAGTGGTCGAGGCCACCTCCGACGAGATCGAGTCGACGCTCTCATGGCAGGGCATGCGCCTGAAATTCAAGGACACGCCGCTCGACGAGGCCGTGCGCGAATTCAACCGCTACAACCAGGAGACGCGCATCGTGGTCGCCGACCGCCGCATCGCGAAGCTCCCGCTCGGCGGTAAATTTCGCGCGGACAACGCCGACGCCTTCGTGCGCCTGCTCGAGCTCACCTCGGGTGTTCACGCCGACTACGAGGACGGTCGCTACGTCCTGCGCGCGGCGCCGCCGCGCTGA
- a CDS encoding thioredoxin family protein, with protein MTLRRFLSTALAVCLAFAAFATADAKPVRNGAVVAELVSPDASIQPGQPFWVALKLTHDEHWHSYWINAGTGYPTSITWTLPAGFTAGPIVWPTPHTVKDTAGKITGNGYEGTIFLFAQITPPANLAPDTTVSLKAAAEWLMCKDSCMPGDAQVELTRPVKTAKPEPDMTIARAFNNALAEVPAKAADWAFTAQRDGAKITLRITPRADGNTHEFSELHYFDEAGVVDYAVPQTVKKDGRTFVLEMAAAADAAADAPGLKGVLTAANGFGGAYVSHGALIDEPFVVKEPIKAAAKTDTAVATGPKSGGSSTPPAGSGSAASAPASLAGTLFLAFVGGLILNLMPCVFPVLGIKIMGFVNQSGSDKRKVVQHGVVFALGVLVSFWTLAGVLLALRSGGAQLGWGFQLQSPAFVFGMAAFLLIFALNMSGLFEVGLSATGAGANLQAKDGLAGSFFTGALATLVATPCSAPFLAPALGAALTLSAIESLAVFTAIAVGLALPYLLLSIFPQAIKILPKPGAWMETFKQFMAFPLYATVGWLLWVLAGQTAGDDYALLNIAFGFVLVAMAAWAYGRFGQTYGKPTRQFLGKLAAVVLFLGGMWLGWPKDASAAPAAGADGKPAYAVTWEKWSPEAIAAAQKAGKFVYVDFTARWCATCQTNKATIFHNDDVLAEFGKKNVVLLRGDWTNKDPLITAELARWNRSAVPFNLIYAPGKSEPVVLPELLTPSIVLGKLAEAAR; from the coding sequence ATGACCCTCCGCCGCTTCCTTTCCACCGCGCTCGCCGTGTGCCTCGCGTTCGCCGCCTTCGCCACCGCCGACGCCAAGCCCGTGCGCAACGGCGCCGTGGTCGCCGAACTCGTGTCGCCCGACGCCTCGATCCAGCCCGGCCAGCCGTTCTGGGTCGCGCTGAAGCTCACGCACGACGAGCACTGGCACAGCTACTGGATCAACGCCGGCACCGGCTACCCGACCTCGATCACCTGGACGCTGCCCGCCGGCTTCACCGCCGGCCCGATCGTCTGGCCGACGCCACACACAGTGAAGGACACCGCCGGCAAGATCACCGGCAACGGTTACGAGGGCACGATCTTCCTGTTCGCGCAAATCACTCCGCCAGCAAACCTCGCGCCGGACACCACCGTCTCGCTCAAGGCCGCCGCCGAATGGCTCATGTGCAAGGACTCCTGCATGCCCGGCGACGCCCAAGTCGAACTCACGCGCCCGGTGAAGACCGCGAAGCCCGAGCCGGACATGACGATCGCGCGCGCCTTCAACAACGCCCTCGCCGAAGTGCCCGCCAAGGCCGCCGACTGGGCGTTCACCGCCCAGCGCGACGGCGCAAAGATCACCTTGCGCATCACTCCGCGCGCCGATGGCAACACACACGAATTTTCCGAACTCCACTACTTCGATGAAGCCGGCGTGGTCGACTACGCCGTCCCGCAGACGGTGAAGAAAGACGGCCGCACGTTCGTCCTCGAGATGGCCGCCGCCGCGGATGCCGCCGCCGACGCGCCCGGCCTGAAGGGCGTGCTCACCGCCGCCAACGGCTTCGGCGGCGCCTACGTCTCGCACGGCGCGCTGATCGACGAGCCGTTCGTGGTGAAGGAGCCGATCAAAGCCGCGGCCAAGACCGACACCGCCGTCGCGACCGGCCCGAAATCGGGTGGCAGCTCCACGCCGCCCGCGGGTTCCGGCAGCGCCGCTTCCGCACCCGCATCGCTCGCCGGCACCCTCTTCCTCGCCTTCGTCGGCGGCCTGATCCTGAACCTCATGCCCTGCGTCTTCCCGGTGCTCGGCATCAAGATCATGGGCTTCGTCAACCAGTCCGGCAGCGACAAGCGCAAGGTCGTGCAACACGGCGTCGTGTTCGCGCTCGGCGTGCTCGTGTCCTTCTGGACGCTCGCCGGCGTGCTGCTTGCGCTCCGCTCGGGCGGCGCGCAGCTCGGCTGGGGCTTTCAGCTGCAATCGCCCGCGTTCGTTTTCGGCATGGCGGCGTTCCTCCTGATCTTCGCGCTCAACATGAGCGGCCTCTTCGAGGTCGGCCTCTCCGCCACCGGCGCCGGCGCCAACCTGCAAGCGAAGGACGGCCTCGCCGGCTCGTTCTTCACCGGCGCGCTCGCCACGCTCGTCGCCACGCCGTGCAGCGCGCCGTTCCTCGCGCCCGCGCTCGGCGCCGCGCTCACGCTCTCGGCGATCGAATCGCTCGCCGTGTTCACCGCCATCGCCGTCGGCCTCGCGCTGCCGTATCTGCTGCTCTCGATTTTCCCGCAGGCGATCAAGATCCTCCCCAAGCCCGGCGCGTGGATGGAGACCTTCAAGCAGTTCATGGCTTTCCCGCTCTACGCGACGGTCGGCTGGCTGCTCTGGGTGCTTGCCGGCCAGACCGCGGGCGACGACTACGCGCTGCTCAACATCGCCTTCGGCTTCGTGCTCGTCGCCATGGCCGCGTGGGCCTACGGCCGCTTTGGCCAGACCTACGGCAAGCCGACCCGCCAATTCCTCGGCAAGCTCGCCGCCGTGGTCCTCTTCCTCGGCGGCATGTGGCTCGGCTGGCCGAAGGACGCCTCCGCCGCTCCGGCCGCCGGCGCCGACGGCAAGCCTGCCTACGCCGTCACCTGGGAAAAATGGAGCCCCGAGGCGATCGCCGCCGCGCAGAAGGCCGGCAAGTTCGTCTACGTCGACTTCACCGCCCGCTGGTGCGCCACCTGCCAGACGAACAAGGCCACTATTTTCCACAACGACGACGTGCTCGCCGAATTCGGCAAGAAGAACGTCGTTCTCCTCCGCGGCGACTGGACCAACAAGGACCCGCTCATCACCGCCGAGCTCGCCCGCTGGAACCGCTCCGCCGTGCCGTTCAACCTGATCTACGCGCCGGGCAAGTCGGAGCCGGTCGTGTTGCCGGAGTTGCTCACCCCCTCGATCGTCCTCGGCAAACTCGCCGAAGCCGCGCGCTGA